From a single Acidobacteriota bacterium genomic region:
- a CDS encoding cytochrome b/b6 domain-containing protein: protein MTERAAAAAATTGVAPAVRTRYYKRFDRVSRLTHGLLMLSFLGLAATGMPLLFSDQRWAWVLSRVFGGFEMSGLLHRFFATILIGVFVAHVGRLVMRVYRDKDYSIFWGPTSLAPQPRDLREMVQHFRWFIGQGPRPTFDRYTYWEKFDYWAVFWGMFIIGGSGLMLWFPGFFSIFLPGWVFNIALLVHGEEALLAVGFIFTIHFFNGHLRPTKFPMDLVIFTGRVTEEEFQHERPGEFARLARTGHLSALVTDEPTPRVVTLGRTVGTVAVAIGLTLVVLIVYAVIF, encoded by the coding sequence ATGACTGAACGGGCGGCGGCCGCCGCCGCGACGACGGGCGTGGCGCCCGCCGTGCGGACGCGGTACTACAAGCGGTTCGATCGGGTGTCGCGTCTCACGCACGGCCTCCTGATGCTCAGCTTCCTGGGCCTTGCGGCGACCGGCATGCCGCTGCTCTTCAGCGACCAGCGGTGGGCCTGGGTGCTGTCGCGCGTGTTCGGCGGCTTCGAGATGTCGGGGTTGTTGCACCGGTTCTTCGCGACGATCCTGATCGGTGTCTTCGTCGCGCACGTGGGCCGCCTCGTGATGCGGGTGTACCGCGACAAGGACTACTCGATCTTCTGGGGGCCGACGTCGCTTGCGCCGCAGCCACGCGACCTGCGCGAGATGGTCCAGCACTTCCGCTGGTTCATCGGACAGGGGCCGCGGCCGACGTTCGACCGGTACACCTACTGGGAGAAGTTCGACTACTGGGCCGTGTTCTGGGGCATGTTCATCATCGGCGGGTCGGGGCTGATGCTGTGGTTCCCCGGGTTCTTCTCGATCTTCCTCCCTGGCTGGGTCTTCAACATCGCGCTGCTCGTCCACGGCGAAGAGGCGCTGCTCGCCGTGGGCTTCATCTTCACCATCCACTTCTTCAACGGCCACCTGCGCCCGACGAAGTTCCCGATGGATCTGGTGATCTTCACGGGGCGCGTGACCGAAGAGGAGTTCCAGCACGAGCGCCCCGGTGAGTTCGCGCGCCTGGCCCGTACTGGTCACCTGTCGGCGCTCGTCACCGACGAGCCGACGCCGCGCGTGGTGACACTGGGCCGTACGGTGGGCACCGTGGCGGTGGCCATCGGCCTGACGCTGGTGGTGTTGATCGTCTACGCGGTGATCTTCTGA
- a CDS encoding sigma-54 dependent transcriptional regulator, whose protein sequence is MPENSTYAIDQIVVGRSARMRAVFDFVRVIADSDSSVLVTGETGTGKEMIANLIHQSSSRRHKPFVPVSCAILSETLIESELFGHERGAFTGAIKDRPGRFELAHGGTIFLDDIDDVPLSMQVKLLRVLQNRTVERLGGSRAISIDVRVITGSKRNLRQLVDEGKFREDLFYRLNVIPLVLPPLRDRREDIPLLAEHFIRRFFRQRGEDGRQVSPAVLHAFSRYPWPGNVRELENACERIAQTCTCETVRIGCVPSTVLFHKYTDDQEPLTETHVHPSSVSLDDRLREVETNLISWALKVSGGNKSKAAELLQIKRSTLGDRIKKLELGHLESEGAE, encoded by the coding sequence GTGCCAGAGAACTCGACCTACGCCATCGACCAGATCGTCGTCGGGCGCAGTGCCCGTATGCGGGCCGTGTTCGACTTCGTCCGGGTGATCGCCGACAGCGACAGCTCCGTGCTGGTGACGGGTGAAACGGGCACCGGTAAGGAGATGATCGCCAACCTCATCCATCAGTCGAGTTCTCGGCGCCACAAGCCCTTCGTGCCCGTCAGCTGCGCCATCCTGTCCGAGACCCTGATCGAGTCGGAGCTCTTCGGGCACGAGCGGGGCGCGTTCACAGGGGCGATCAAGGACCGTCCGGGCCGCTTCGAGCTGGCACACGGGGGGACGATCTTCCTCGACGACATCGACGACGTGCCGCTGTCGATGCAGGTGAAACTGCTGAGGGTCCTGCAGAACCGGACGGTCGAGCGCCTTGGAGGCTCGCGCGCGATTTCCATCGACGTCCGCGTCATCACGGGCTCCAAGCGCAACCTGCGCCAGCTCGTCGACGAGGGCAAGTTCCGCGAGGACCTGTTCTACCGTCTGAACGTGATTCCCCTCGTGCTGCCTCCGTTGCGCGACCGTCGCGAGGACATCCCGCTGCTCGCCGAGCACTTCATCCGCCGGTTCTTCCGCCAACGGGGCGAGGACGGCCGGCAGGTGTCACCCGCGGTCCTGCACGCGTTCTCGCGCTACCCGTGGCCCGGCAACGTCCGGGAACTCGAGAACGCCTGCGAGCGCATCGCCCAGACCTGCACCTGCGAGACGGTTCGCATCGGGTGCGTCCCCTCGACGGTGCTGTTCCACAAGTACACCGACGACCAGGAGCCGCTCACCGAGACGCACGTGCATCCTTCGTCGGTGTCACTCGACGATCGCCTGCGCGAGGTCGAAACGAACCTGATCAGCTGGGCGCTGAAGGTGAGCGGCGGGAACAAGTCGAAGGCGGCCGAACTGCTCCAGATCAAGCGGTCGACGCTCGGCGACCGGATCAAGAAGCTCGAACTCGGGCACCTCGAGAGTGAGGGCGCCGAGTGA
- a CDS encoding radical SAM protein, producing the protein MTHAYDASKPCSFHHDLMPLHDGIVYGPLRSRRLGWSLGLNLLPVGLKVCDFNCVYCQYGWTAPVRPASLPASAWPSPAAVAHALADALAESHRSGPAIDRITLAGHGEPTLHPAFSDVVEAILTTRDAQAPGVPVAILSNSTTAGTPVIREVLRRLDERYMKLDAGDAETHRQINAAAFDTDAVVAALASMPDIVVQTMFVRDGRGRVDNTTPTALGAWMRAIARIRPLAVHLYTIARPPAWAALEPVPQEVLGEIAARVRHLGIDAEAFG; encoded by the coding sequence ATGACCCACGCCTACGATGCGTCCAAGCCGTGTTCGTTTCACCACGACCTCATGCCGCTGCACGATGGCATCGTCTACGGTCCGCTGCGCTCGCGTCGCCTGGGCTGGTCGCTGGGGCTCAACCTCCTCCCGGTCGGATTGAAGGTCTGCGACTTCAACTGCGTCTACTGCCAATACGGCTGGACGGCCCCCGTGCGCCCGGCCTCGCTGCCCGCCTCCGCCTGGCCGTCTCCCGCCGCCGTCGCGCACGCGCTCGCTGACGCGCTCGCCGAATCGCATCGCTCGGGACCGGCCATCGATCGCATCACGCTCGCCGGCCACGGCGAACCCACGCTGCATCCCGCGTTCTCGGATGTCGTCGAGGCGATCCTCACCACCCGCGATGCGCAGGCGCCCGGCGTGCCTGTCGCCATCCTCTCGAACTCGACGACCGCCGGCACGCCGGTGATCCGCGAGGTCCTGCGGCGACTCGACGAACGTTACATGAAGCTCGACGCGGGCGATGCGGAGACCCACCGCCAGATCAACGCGGCGGCGTTCGACACCGATGCGGTGGTCGCGGCCCTCGCGTCGATGCCGGACATCGTCGTTCAGACGATGTTCGTCCGCGACGGGCGCGGCCGCGTCGACAACACCACACCCACCGCCCTCGGGGCCTGGATGCGGGCGATTGCTCGGATCCGGCCGCTCGCCGTGCACCTCTATACGATTGCTCGGCCTCCGGCCTGGGCCGCCCTCGAGCCGGTGCCCCAGGAGGTCCTCGGCGAGATCGCCGCACGGGTGCGACACCTCGGCATCGACGCGGAAGCCTTTGGCTGA
- a CDS encoding tetratricopeptide repeat protein: MKTSERHQLKTNEFAKAVMRARELFLARQRQVIGVVIAVLVVLVGLAGFTMWRGQAAARADALLAEAMALAEAPLTPPTGTPGETTVWFANETARAEAVLERLTAVTAAYPSTASGIAARYQSGSRLLQLGRPAEARAAFEDVVARAGTSLYGRMARLGLAEAHVLEGQFDAAIQIFRDLAAQQDGELPVDGLLMQLGRTYLAAGKPAEALQSFQRVLDEHPQSIYAGEARREAEAARVASGV; encoded by the coding sequence ATGAAGACATCCGAGCGACACCAGCTGAAGACCAACGAGTTCGCCAAGGCCGTGATGCGCGCACGCGAACTCTTCCTCGCGCGACAGCGGCAGGTGATCGGCGTCGTGATCGCCGTCCTCGTCGTGCTCGTCGGCCTTGCAGGGTTCACGATGTGGCGAGGCCAGGCGGCCGCCAGGGCCGACGCGCTCCTCGCGGAGGCCATGGCGCTCGCCGAGGCGCCGCTCACGCCCCCGACCGGGACGCCTGGCGAGACCACTGTCTGGTTCGCCAACGAGACCGCGCGTGCCGAGGCGGTGCTCGAGCGCCTGACCGCGGTCACCGCGGCGTACCCGTCGACCGCCTCGGGCATCGCCGCCCGATACCAGTCGGGAAGCCGGTTGCTCCAACTCGGCCGGCCGGCCGAGGCGCGTGCAGCGTTCGAGGACGTCGTGGCACGGGCCGGGACGTCGCTCTACGGCCGGATGGCGCGCCTGGGCCTGGCCGAAGCGCACGTGCTCGAAGGGCAGTTCGACGCCGCGATTCAGATCTTCCGTGACCTGGCGGCGCAGCAGGATGGCGAACTCCCCGTCGACGGCCTGCTCATGCAGCTCGGGCGGACGTACCTGGCGGCCGGTAAGCCCGCCGAGGCGCTCCAAAGCTTCCAGCGAGTGCTCGACGAGCACCCGCAGTCGATCTATGCCGGCGAGGCGAGGAGGGAAGCGGAAGCGGCCAGGGTTGCGAGTGGCGTGTGA
- a CDS encoding NifU family protein — protein sequence MVSRERVEAVIQRLRPIIQADGGDIELVDVQENRARIRMSGNCVGCPSAQMTLYFGIEMALKEEIPEFEELLVV from the coding sequence ATGGTTTCACGCGAGCGAGTCGAAGCGGTCATCCAGCGGCTGCGGCCCATCATTCAGGCGGATGGCGGCGACATCGAGCTCGTCGACGTGCAGGAGAACCGCGCGCGCATCCGGATGTCGGGCAACTGCGTCGGCTGTCCCAGCGCCCAGATGACCCTGTACTTCGGGATCGAGATGGCGCTCAAGGAAGAGATCCCCGAGTTCGAGGAACTGCTGGTCGTCTGA
- a CDS encoding cytochrome c3 family protein has product MRISVSWRAWLASLCFVSVGVAAQEVTPPTNDDCLMCHGDESAVREDGTAVFTHAERFAASVHGSLGFSCIDCHADLASAELPHEAKLAAVDCSTCHDSSDYAKSVHGRARDAGRLVAATCVSCHGSHEIRPSSDPESMTYHFNLLRTCGACHGDANMAGMEPSDTGIVATFVDSTHGRALMRGGLLVAPTCVSCHGAHDILGKGEAESKVYRTNVPATCGSCHEGIRVTFARGFHGQQLQDGNPRAPVCSDCHTAHAIPRAETPGWQLEVIGECGTCHQDLLRTYRDTFHGKVTELGYLRVATCADCHGAHEVLPKTDPASPIHAANRQATCNTCHPGTNANFALYDPHADPHDRDRNPFLFFTARFMQVLLAGVFGFFGVHTSLWFSREWRERRRHRLAHAPAARAAGGGRKGTDGDRESETHD; this is encoded by the coding sequence ATGCGGATCTCCGTCTCCTGGCGGGCGTGGCTCGCCAGTCTGTGCTTCGTGTCGGTCGGCGTGGCTGCGCAGGAGGTCACGCCGCCGACCAACGACGACTGTCTGATGTGCCATGGCGACGAATCGGCCGTGCGCGAGGACGGGACGGCGGTCTTCACGCATGCCGAGCGGTTCGCCGCTTCGGTGCACGGGAGCCTCGGCTTCTCGTGCATCGACTGCCACGCCGATCTCGCGTCGGCGGAGTTGCCGCACGAGGCCAAGCTCGCCGCCGTCGACTGCTCCACGTGCCACGACAGCTCGGACTACGCGAAGAGCGTCCACGGACGCGCGCGAGACGCGGGCCGGCTCGTCGCGGCGACGTGCGTGAGCTGCCACGGCAGCCACGAGATCCGGCCGTCGTCCGACCCGGAGTCGATGACGTATCACTTCAACCTGCTCCGCACGTGCGGTGCTTGCCACGGCGATGCGAACATGGCGGGCATGGAGCCGAGCGACACGGGCATTGTCGCCACGTTCGTCGACAGCACGCACGGCCGTGCCCTGATGCGGGGTGGCCTGCTCGTGGCCCCGACGTGCGTCTCGTGCCATGGCGCGCACGACATCCTCGGCAAGGGGGAGGCGGAGAGCAAGGTCTACCGCACCAACGTGCCCGCGACGTGCGGCTCCTGCCACGAGGGGATCCGGGTGACGTTCGCGCGCGGGTTCCACGGCCAGCAGCTGCAGGACGGCAATCCGCGGGCCCCGGTCTGCTCCGACTGCCACACCGCGCACGCCATTCCGCGAGCCGAGACGCCAGGTTGGCAGCTCGAGGTGATTGGCGAGTGCGGAACCTGTCATCAGGACCTTCTGCGGACCTATCGTGATACGTTTCACGGGAAGGTCACCGAGCTGGGCTACCTGCGGGTGGCAACCTGCGCCGACTGCCACGGTGCGCACGAGGTGCTGCCGAAGACCGACCCGGCCTCGCCCATCCACGCCGCCAACCGTCAGGCGACGTGCAACACGTGTCACCCCGGGACGAACGCGAACTTCGCGCTCTACGATCCGCACGCCGACCCGCACGATCGCGATCGCAACCCGTTCCTGTTCTTCACCGCCAGGTTCATGCAGGTGCTGCTTGCCGGCGTGTTCGGGTTCTTTGGCGTGCACACGAGCCTGTGGTTCTCGAGGGAGTGGCGCGAGCGCAGGCGACACCGGCTGGCACACGCGCCGGCGGCGCGGGCTGCCGGGGGCGGGAGGAAGGGCACCGACGGCGATCGGGAGAGCGAGACGCATGACTGA
- a CDS encoding nitrous oxide reductase accessory protein NosL, which yields MKATRWLVSLSLVVMIGACASTSPVPIRAGDTCFHCRRAITETRMAAEAISQGQRAYKFSSVGCLKQYLAEHPNEEFRAIFVTDYARDKFVDVDKARFVKVTVDTRTNATDYVAFRFRDAAEAFADERGATVIGWQDVLRDTDAVHAH from the coding sequence ATGAAGGCTACTCGATGGCTTGTCTCACTGTCTCTGGTCGTGATGATCGGCGCGTGTGCCTCGACCTCGCCGGTACCGATCAGGGCTGGCGACACCTGCTTCCACTGCCGGCGGGCCATCACCGAGACCCGGATGGCTGCCGAGGCCATCAGTCAGGGCCAGCGGGCCTACAAGTTCAGCTCGGTCGGATGCCTGAAGCAGTACCTGGCGGAACACCCCAACGAGGAGTTCCGGGCGATCTTCGTGACCGACTACGCCCGAGACAAGTTCGTGGACGTCGACAAGGCCCGGTTCGTGAAGGTCACCGTCGACACCCGGACCAACGCGACCGACTACGTGGCGTTCCGCTTCCGTGACGCGGCCGAGGCCTTCGCCGACGAGCGCGGCGCGACGGTGATCGGCTGGCAGGACGTGCTCCGCGACACCGACGCGGTTCACGCGCACTGA
- a CDS encoding c-type cytochrome, producing the protein MRAMFGAAVVVATMTIGGAAFAQDAKVAEGVKLYASNKCAMCHAIEGKGNKKFPLDGVGAKLTADQIKEWLVDPKSAAAKAKSEAKPPMTSYAKLSAAEIDALVAYMVSLKK; encoded by the coding sequence ATGCGAGCAATGTTCGGAGCAGCGGTCGTCGTCGCGACGATGACCATCGGCGGTGCGGCCTTCGCGCAGGACGCCAAGGTGGCCGAAGGCGTGAAACTGTACGCGTCGAACAAGTGCGCGATGTGCCACGCCATCGAGGGCAAGGGGAACAAGAAGTTCCCGCTGGATGGCGTCGGCGCGAAGCTGACCGCGGATCAAATCAAGGAGTGGCTGGTCGATCCGAAGTCGGCCGCTGCCAAGGCGAAATCGGAGGCCAAGCCGCCGATGACGTCGTACGCGAAGCTCTCGGCGGCCGAGATCGATGCGCTCGTCGCCTACATGGTCAGCCTGAAGAAGTAG